The proteins below come from a single uncultured Methanobrevibacter sp. genomic window:
- a CDS encoding right-handed parallel beta-helix repeat-containing protein: MGKRNIFIILLLLCLIFTLPSISASDTIDPGGGTGDNLTDIPINNVLTLSYQEDSILTEGEGTFSELQGLIDTSSDGKVQLEKNYKFDPTKDDESLKEGILLNKKIEIDGNQFIIDGNNQARIFNISGSNIILKGITLQNAKSSGNGGAIYWSGQVGLMDNVTFANNTAGENGGAVFLIHNENTKVKNSKFINNSAGINGGAIEWSQGAKNGEIDNVTFINNTAKRSGGAVYWYGNKGTIKNAVFENNTAQGKVLYANPYGELTTGGHGGAVIWTGADGQIKNCNFSLNNASNNGGAIFMQGSSDGDCKNMTLESCIFEDNYAGVNGGAVDWNRGAHDSTLKNSKFVNNTAKRSGGAVYWYGNKGLIENVVFDNNRAQGLVQANNSYGVLTYGGHGGAVMWTGADGNIENCNFTLNNASNNGGAVFLQGSVDGPCENMTLKLCNFMDNIAGANGGAINFFTGSHDSEIENCKFINNAAYDAGALLWNGIKGRVIDSEFINNTALDDGAAIFWEGNKGLIENINFYNNTGKSFNTSSSRGGAICLTGDEVIITKSEFTLNRVLFSTDAEVNKTDGGAIFVTGNYVNITDSTFNENNAANLGGSVYIIGNNTLIDNCNFEKSEAVYGSVIYVEGDNATVDKSNFTNNYALEDGGAVFVEGEDCKILNSKFNENTAGDDGGAIMWKGDGGSIENIVCENNQGLSQNKSSSRGGAICLTGSNVAVSKSKFKHNAVIYNDGADENKIDGGALFITGNHVNITDSEFDNNNAFHYGGTIYLLGNDNDVLNCKIENSKAQNGGGVFIEGNNGTVSGNFKNIEAASLGGSIYIQGLNAKVIDSTFEKSTAKGDGGGAIYIRGNYASIEGSSFYQTYANTVDAAKGGAVFVYGDYANVNGSSFRESTSKSHGGFIYIDGKDATLSDSTFDKGITQKGNGGAIYVNKDNTVIYNCVFSNSKSEAGQTGAVHLAGKNALINHSSFNKNEAKKEGGALFTAGGGALVFNSNFTSNTATTNGGAIHWTGGHENDQVIGCYFKDNTAKQNGGGIYWAVPSGEMGNAFIKDSTFINSKAYSKHGGAIFIAKSNETVVDNCIFIKNQIAGKSGDGAGIYAGVDTAGSVNLLVNRSTFIDNTAKSGGGAIASQYQNTQILNCNFSGNSGSFGGSVVIKREQATSANIEGCIFENSESLSTHNYGVGGGALFLTINNINVTDCQFTNCSSAVKGGAISWGGQNGILSGCTFVNCSSSGEGGAIYSGYMKFTAASGSQTEKTGQNCIFTDSSFVNCWSSTIGGALCLNSKVNTKEVSNLNISGCSAAEGGAIYINSKVLNPIKNLKISGCEASQNGGAVFINSNINVAISDSEISANKANYGGGFYLNKGAADITNVDITHNNATAGSGIYFAGNYNTYTNLVNVVLLDNQAHSDKFENMELTYDDTTNIVEVSGIFYGLDRLINAIEFAEDCNPKVNYQGITYLNENGIVTSPSAPGRSLAERGINITVEGYVDDVLVANSTVKTDENGEFKFDISKEFVTSVKIRVYHQDDTYYTYLYGGDYIRTYTIVDIIVDDINATDKAVVKVNLKQKDGTPMTGPVTVWFNDTFMMDMDIVNGVATKEVDYYLVSGDYVAKVQYNGTDSFAGSINNDTFKVYKVPSKVIINPITNVTYNSDIVVNYNVLNRTTVTYVVKDKNGNVVREVTTPVSGNSITLSNLASGNYTITIFNAENETYSKSNSTAKFTINKASSSVNAPDVVEIYGSNPVISIHSVNATTVNIVVKNINNVVYSNATADANGNIVLPILNVGEYTVSLTTNVDGNHTSVSNTSKLTINKAPSSVTINPITNVTFSVSNVVINYNIVNRTQNVEIKVINTDTGREVSIPLSNITATAITLGGLAAGNYKVNITNNENQYYLKSSASAKFHISPITSNITIDPVTNVTYDGEVVVNYKLENGYDVIIKITGRDEDNKDFEWVVPHENITQTENQLIIRGLNAGNYTVTITHPNTENITGDSESQDFTVGRAKSKVTITEINNATYGNDVVIKYTVENKTTIEVVVTTKDHTVTIPSSKIDLSVENIVKIKDLETGEYEITITNKESKNYIGSEDIGLFRVSSYPTTLVLTADDVYVGDKVILKAIVTGVDGYPVNGIVSVIYNGTQKDIEIKNGKGNISIPNLDAGHYVVSGVFHATGIYLKSEGGTTFDVKRYGTTLELKDVNVYVGDEVVGSVVIPVSDAGRYVVSGIFAENEYYLKSEDRADILISRYPTTLELKDMTVYVGDEVVLEAVVTGVDKYPVNGVVNVVGTRSNYTINIVMVVLLFRFLMLVVMLLVVFLLRMSIILSLRTVLKSLFQNIYPIWKLVSMMLK; the protein is encoded by the coding sequence ATGGGCAAGCGAAATATTTTCATAATATTGCTTTTATTATGTCTAATATTCACCCTTCCCAGCATATCGGCATCTGACACGATAGATCCTGGCGGGGGTACTGGCGATAATCTAACTGATATACCTATAAATAATGTTTTAACATTATCTTATCAAGAAGATTCGATCTTAACGGAAGGAGAAGGGACATTTTCTGAATTGCAAGGTCTTATTGATACTTCTAGTGACGGAAAGGTTCAATTAGAAAAAAATTATAAATTCGACCCAACGAAAGATGATGAATCTCTAAAAGAGGGAATCCTTCTAAATAAGAAAATTGAAATTGATGGTAATCAATTCATTATAGACGGAAATAATCAAGCAAGAATTTTCAATATTTCAGGAAGTAATATTATTTTAAAGGGCATTACCCTACAGAATGCCAAATCCAGTGGCAACGGCGGTGCCATCTACTGGTCAGGTCAAGTAGGACTGATGGATAATGTCACATTTGCAAATAACACTGCCGGAGAAAACGGTGGTGCTGTATTTTTAATACATAACGAAAACACTAAAGTAAAGAATTCAAAATTCATTAATAACTCTGCAGGAATAAACGGTGGAGCTATTGAATGGTCTCAAGGTGCAAAAAACGGAGAGATAGATAATGTAACTTTCATAAACAATACTGCTAAACGTAGTGGTGGTGCTGTTTATTGGTATGGAAACAAAGGAACAATTAAAAATGCTGTCTTTGAGAATAACACAGCTCAAGGAAAAGTTTTATATGCTAATCCATATGGTGAATTAACTACTGGCGGCCATGGTGGTGCTGTAATATGGACAGGTGCTGATGGTCAGATTAAGAATTGTAATTTTAGTTTAAATAATGCTTCTAATAATGGTGGAGCAATATTTATGCAGGGAAGTTCAGATGGTGACTGTAAAAATATGACTTTGGAATCATGTATCTTTGAGGATAACTATGCTGGTGTCAATGGTGGTGCTGTTGACTGGAATAGAGGGGCTCATGATTCAACATTGAAGAATTCAAAATTCGTAAACAATACCGCTAAACGTAGTGGTGGTGCTGTTTACTGGTATGGAAACAAAGGTTTAATTGAAAATGTAGTTTTTGATAATAATAGGGCACAGGGTCTTGTTCAGGCTAATAACTCCTATGGCGTATTGACTTATGGTGGCCATGGTGGTGCTGTGATGTGGACCGGTGCTGACGGAAACATTGAAAATTGTAACTTTACTTTAAATAATGCTTCTAATAATGGTGGGGCAGTATTTTTGCAAGGAAGTGTAGATGGGCCATGTGAAAACATGACTTTAAAACTATGTAACTTTATGGATAACATTGCTGGTGCTAACGGTGGAGCTATAAACTTCTTTACAGGCTCTCACGACTCAGAAATCGAAAACTGTAAATTTATCAATAACGCAGCTTATGATGCAGGCGCATTATTGTGGAATGGAATCAAGGGTAGGGTAATAGATTCAGAATTCATCAACAATACTGCTTTAGACGATGGTGCCGCAATATTCTGGGAAGGAAATAAAGGATTAATCGAAAATATAAATTTTTATAACAACACTGGTAAGAGCTTCAATACCTCCAGTTCAAGAGGAGGAGCAATCTGTCTAACCGGTGATGAAGTAATTATAACCAAATCAGAATTTACACTAAATCGTGTCTTATTCAGCACTGATGCTGAAGTTAACAAAACAGATGGTGGTGCTATCTTTGTAACTGGAAACTATGTAAATATTACCGATTCAACATTCAATGAAAACAATGCAGCTAACTTGGGCGGATCAGTTTATATCATCGGTAACAATACATTAATCGATAACTGTAACTTTGAAAAATCAGAAGCAGTATACGGTTCAGTAATTTATGTAGAAGGAGATAATGCTACTGTTGACAAATCCAACTTTACAAATAACTATGCACTCGAGGATGGTGGTGCAGTATTTGTAGAAGGTGAAGACTGTAAAATATTAAACTCTAAATTTAATGAAAACACTGCCGGAGACGATGGTGGTGCAATCATGTGGAAAGGTGACGGAGGAAGCATTGAAAACATTGTCTGTGAAAATAATCAGGGATTAAGTCAAAATAAATCCAGTTCCAGAGGTGGGGCAATTTGTCTTACAGGTTCCAATGTCGCTGTTTCAAAATCTAAATTTAAACATAACGCTGTCATTTATAATGATGGTGCCGATGAAAACAAAATTGATGGTGGAGCTTTATTCATCACAGGAAATCACGTAAACATTACTGACAGTGAATTTGATAACAACAATGCCTTCCATTATGGAGGTACAATTTACCTGCTTGGTAATGATAATGATGTTTTAAATTGTAAAATAGAAAATTCCAAAGCCCAAAACGGTGGTGGGGTTTTCATAGAAGGAAATAATGGAACAGTATCAGGTAATTTCAAAAATATCGAAGCTGCCTCATTGGGCGGTTCAATATATATTCAAGGTTTAAATGCAAAGGTAATAGATTCAACTTTCGAAAAAAGCACAGCTAAAGGTGATGGCGGCGGTGCTATTTACATCAGAGGTAATTATGCATCCATTGAAGGCTCAAGCTTTTATCAAACTTATGCAAATACTGTAGATGCTGCAAAAGGTGGTGCAGTATTTGTGTATGGTGACTATGCTAATGTAAATGGTTCCAGCTTCAGAGAATCCACTTCAAAATCTCATGGCGGATTTATCTATATTGACGGTAAGGATGCAACTTTAAGTGATTCCACATTCGATAAGGGGATTACTCAGAAAGGTAATGGTGGAGCCATTTACGTTAATAAGGACAACACTGTTATTTACAATTGTGTATTTAGTAATTCCAAATCTGAAGCAGGTCAAACCGGAGCAGTTCACTTGGCAGGTAAAAATGCATTAATCAATCACTCTTCATTCAATAAAAACGAAGCTAAAAAAGAAGGGGGAGCACTTTTCACTGCCGGTGGCGGTGCACTTGTATTTAATTCCAATTTCACATCCAACACTGCCACAACTAATGGTGGTGCTATTCATTGGACTGGTGGCCATGAAAACGACCAAGTTATAGGTTGTTACTTTAAAGATAACACTGCTAAACAAAATGGTGGTGGTATTTATTGGGCTGTGCCGAGTGGTGAAATGGGTAATGCATTTATTAAAGATTCTACATTCATTAACAGTAAGGCATATTCAAAACATGGAGGTGCAATTTTTATAGCTAAGAGTAATGAAACAGTTGTGGATAATTGTATTTTCATCAAAAACCAAATTGCCGGAAAGTCAGGTGACGGCGCTGGAATTTATGCTGGAGTAGATACTGCAGGTTCTGTAAACTTATTAGTGAACCGTTCAACATTCATTGATAACACTGCAAAATCTGGTGGTGGAGCTATTGCTTCCCAATATCAAAACACCCAAATACTTAATTGTAATTTCAGTGGAAATTCGGGCAGTTTTGGTGGATCAGTTGTTATTAAAAGGGAACAAGCTACATCTGCTAACATTGAGGGTTGTATTTTTGAAAATTCCGAAAGTCTCTCTACTCATAACTATGGTGTTGGTGGTGGGGCATTATTCTTGACTATCAACAATATCAATGTAACTGACTGTCAGTTTACAAATTGCAGTTCTGCTGTAAAAGGCGGTGCCATATCATGGGGAGGTCAAAATGGTATATTATCTGGATGTACATTTGTAAATTGCAGCTCTTCAGGTGAAGGTGGTGCAATTTATTCAGGTTATATGAAATTCACTGCTGCTAGTGGTTCACAAACTGAAAAAACTGGTCAAAACTGTATATTCACTGATTCTTCATTTGTCAATTGTTGGTCTTCAACAATCGGTGGAGCCCTATGCCTTAACAGTAAAGTGAATACTAAGGAAGTAAGCAATTTGAATATTAGTGGCTGCAGTGCGGCTGAAGGTGGAGCAATATATATAAACTCTAAAGTTTTAAACCCAATTAAAAATTTAAAAATAAGCGGTTGTGAAGCTTCACAAAACGGTGGAGCAGTATTCATTAATAGTAATATCAATGTTGCTATAAGCGATTCAGAAATTTCAGCTAACAAAGCAAATTACGGTGGTGGATTCTACTTAAATAAGGGTGCTGCAGACATAACTAATGTGGATATAACTCATAACAATGCAACTGCAGGTTCAGGAATCTACTTTGCCGGAAACTATAATACATACACAAATCTGGTTAATGTGGTTCTTTTGGATAATCAGGCTCATTCAGATAAATTTGAAAACATGGAGTTAACATATGATGATACAACCAATATAGTGGAAGTTTCAGGTATATTCTATGGATTAGATCGTCTAATCAATGCAATTGAATTTGCAGAGGATTGTAATCCTAAAGTGAACTATCAAGGCATAACTTATTTGAATGAAAATGGAATCGTAACAAGTCCATCAGCTCCTGGCAGAAGCCTGGCTGAAAGAGGAATTAACATAACTGTTGAAGGTTATGTGGATGATGTTTTAGTTGCAAACAGTACAGTTAAAACAGATGAAAATGGTGAATTTAAATTTGATATTAGTAAAGAATTCGTAACATCAGTTAAAATCAGAGTTTACCATCAGGATGATACATATTACACTTATCTTTATGGTGGAGACTATATCAGAACATATACCATTGTGGATATAATCGTTGATGATATTAATGCAACCGACAAAGCAGTTGTCAAAGTCAACCTAAAACAGAAAGACGGAACTCCAATGACAGGTCCTGTTACAGTATGGTTTAATGATACATTCATGATGGATATGGACATTGTAAACGGTGTTGCAACAAAAGAAGTAGATTACTACTTGGTATCAGGAGATTATGTTGCAAAAGTGCAATATAACGGTACAGATAGTTTTGCAGGTTCAATAAACAATGACACATTCAAGGTCTATAAGGTTCCATCCAAAGTAATCATTAATCCGATTACCAATGTTACCTATAATTCAGACATTGTTGTGAACTATAATGTTTTAAATAGAACAACCGTAACATATGTTGTAAAAGATAAAAACGGAAATGTCGTGCGTGAGGTGACAACTCCTGTATCCGGAAATAGCATAACATTATCCAATTTAGCCAGTGGAAATTATACAATAACTATATTCAATGCAGAAAATGAAACCTATTCCAAATCCAATTCTACTGCTAAATTTACTATAAATAAAGCTAGTTCCTCTGTTAACGCTCCTGATGTTGTTGAAATCTATGGAAGTAATCCTGTCATTTCAATTCATTCAGTAAATGCTACAACAGTCAATATTGTTGTAAAAAATATAAATAATGTTGTTTACTCTAATGCGACAGCTGATGCTAACGGTAATATTGTTTTGCCTATTTTGAATGTTGGAGAATATACTGTCAGCTTAACAACCAATGTTGATGGTAATCATACTTCAGTTTCAAATACCTCTAAACTAACAATCAATAAAGCACCGTCAAGTGTTACAATCAATCCGATTACCAATGTAACATTTAGCGTAAGTAATGTTGTAATCAATTATAATATTGTAAATAGAACACAAAATGTTGAAATAAAAGTAATAAATACTGATACAGGCAGAGAAGTCAGTATACCTTTATCAAATATAACTGCAACTGCTATTACTCTTGGTGGATTGGCAGCCGGCAATTATAAGGTAAACATTACAAATAATGAAAATCAATACTATCTAAAATCTAGTGCATCCGCTAAATTCCATATAAGTCCAATTACTTCAAATATTACCATAGACCCAGTTACTAATGTAACTTATGATGGAGAGGTAGTTGTCAATTATAAATTGGAAAACGGTTATGATGTTATAATTAAAATTACTGGAAGAGATGAAGATAATAAAGATTTTGAATGGGTTGTTCCTCATGAAAATATTACACAAACTGAAAATCAGTTAATTATTAGAGGTTTGAATGCTGGTAATTATACAGTTACTATTACACACCCGAATACTGAAAACATTACTGGTGATAGTGAATCTCAAGACTTTACTGTTGGTCGTGCAAAATCCAAAGTTACAATTACTGAAATAAACAATGCAACTTATGGAAATGATGTTGTAATTAAATATACTGTTGAAAATAAGACCACAATCGAAGTTGTCGTTACAACTAAAGATCATACAGTAACAATTCCAAGCAGTAAAATTGATTTATCAGTCGAAAATATTGTTAAAATCAAAGATTTAGAAACTGGAGAATATGAAATAACAATTACAAACAAGGAAAGTAAAAACTATATCGGATCAGAAGATATCGGATTATTCAGAGTGTCTTCATATCCAACAACATTGGTTCTAACTGCAGATGATGTGTATGTTGGAGATAAAGTTATATTGAAAGCTATTGTCACTGGTGTTGATGGATATCCGGTTAATGGTATTGTAAGTGTAATATACAATGGAACACAAAAAGACATTGAAATAAAAAATGGTAAAGGAAATATATCAATTCCTAATTTAGATGCAGGTCATTATGTTGTAAGTGGAGTATTCCATGCTACTGGCATATATCTTAAATCTGAAGGCGGTACAACCTTTGATGTAAAACGTTATGGAACAACATTGGAATTAAAAGATGTTAATGTTTATGTTGGTGATGAGGTTGTTGGTAGTGTTGTTATTCCGGTTTCTGATGCTGGTCGTTATGTTGTTAGTGGTATTTTTGCTGAGAATGAGTATTATCTTAAGTCTGAGGACCGTGCTGATATTTTGATTTCTAGGTATCCTACTACTTTGGAATTGAAGGATATGACTGTTTATGTTGGTGATGAGGTTGTTTTAGAGGCTGTTGTTACTGGTGTTGATAAGTATCCTGTTAATGGTGTTGTTAATGTAGTTGGTACTAGAAGTAATTATACTATTAATATTGTGATGGTAGTGTTGTTATTCCGGTTTCTGATGCTGGTCGTTATGTTGTTAGTGGTATTTTTGCTGAGAATGAGTATTATCTTAAGTCTGAGGACCGTGCTGAAATCATTATTTCAAAATATCTATCCAATTTGGAAATTAGTATCAATGATGTTGAAATAG
- a CDS encoding NAD(+)/NADH kinase — MKIFVNADSFNETAIQTKNDLIEICLKYDIEIAEKIEDANIVFSIGGDGTFLKTGSQCDKPIIGINTGTLGYLTEIKPENIEKAVKNILVNNYYIEKRMMLEGKVIKSSGKTIEIPPALNEIAISKNAFGVIRFDVLVNEKRINSYTADGIIVCTPTGSTAYNLSCGGPIVDPTANILTLTPIAPHTVINRSIVLSDDSDVEIKIAELRENTTCFVLYDGKGIEVHSGDIVKIKKSEKITRIIKLEDRSFVDMIRETIT; from the coding sequence ATGAAGATTTTTGTTAATGCAGATTCATTCAACGAAACAGCAATTCAAACAAAAAATGATTTAATTGAAATTTGTTTAAAATATGATATTGAAATTGCTGAAAAAATAGAGGATGCAAACATTGTTTTTTCTATTGGGGGTGATGGAACATTTCTAAAAACCGGCAGCCAATGTGACAAACCCATAATAGGCATCAATACAGGAACATTAGGTTATCTGACTGAAATCAAACCTGAAAATATTGAAAAGGCCGTTAAAAACATTCTGGTGAATAACTATTATATTGAAAAAAGAATGATGCTTGAAGGCAAAGTAATCAAATCCTCAGGAAAGACAATAGAAATACCACCGGCACTCAACGAAATAGCAATATCAAAAAATGCCTTCGGAGTCATCAGATTTGATGTTCTTGTTAATGAAAAACGGATTAACTCATATACTGCAGACGGAATTATAGTATGCACCCCAACAGGTTCAACAGCATACAACCTGTCATGCGGAGGACCTATAGTTGATCCGACCGCTAACATTCTTACATTAACACCAATAGCTCCGCATACAGTCATTAACAGAAGCATTGTACTGTCAGATGATTCAGATGTGGAAATAAAAATTGCAGAGCTTAGAGAAAATACAACCTGCTTTGTATTATATGACGGAAAAGGAATTGAAGTGCACAGCGGAGATATTGTCAAAATTAAAAAATCAGAAAAAATAACTAGAATAATCAAGCTAGAGGACAGAAGCTTTGTTGATATGATTCGTGAAACAATAACCTAA
- a CDS encoding ATP-binding protein, translated as MSQRNSVVKMGLGSFFKRNKENKTEEIEDCHIDINADECDGCEKCSIACPNNVLIIIEDVSTVRDPQVCKSCKVCMAICPNDCIEVN; from the coding sequence ATGAGTCAGAGGAATAGTGTGGTTAAAATGGGTTTAGGATCATTTTTTAAAAGAAATAAGGAAAATAAAACAGAAGAAATTGAAGATTGTCACATTGACATTAACGCTGATGAGTGTGACGGATGTGAAAAATGCTCAATAGCATGTCCCAACAATGTTTTGATAATAATTGAGGATGTGTCTACTGTTCGTGACCCTCAGGTATGCAAGAGCTGTAAGGTTTGTATGGCGATTTGTCCCAATGACTGCATTGAAGTTAATTAA
- a CDS encoding LytS/YhcK type 5TM receptor domain-containing protein, producing MKNLRISDSKKILIIYILLFISNLALWYFLLDFTFEKVLRFNINYLGNYFTIASVFIIFGFISSRLPRLRAMGDSSLYEIGYLLIMGLVGLIVSYFNGVVNDNFVLEPFIEMFNVLAIVLIIMIFSTRLKSVKAMIRRDYTRNDVIVCLIVFLVVGILSTLLTKNLGHSSANVRTMTVMIAGMFGGPVIGIPTAVVATVLRFFMGGPTALPCAVSTMICGFVASAIYIWNGKRFLRTTQSAILMFLFIGFEMLAIIIALPNRVAIPIVLEIYAPMTFVAVIGIILFKLVIAETRRKVDDTPVDPKEELANLKKSLAEYEEKINVLEDKINNESEE from the coding sequence GTGAAAAATTTAAGGATATCTGATAGTAAAAAGATTTTAATAATTTACATATTATTATTCATCTCAAATTTGGCCTTATGGTATTTTTTATTAGATTTTACTTTTGAAAAAGTTTTAAGATTTAATATTAATTATCTTGGAAACTATTTCACAATTGCCTCTGTTTTTATTATTTTCGGATTTATCTCTTCAAGACTTCCTAGATTGAGGGCAATGGGTGACAGCTCGTTATATGAAATCGGATATCTTTTAATAATGGGTTTGGTCGGTCTTATCGTATCATATTTTAATGGTGTTGTTAATGACAATTTTGTATTGGAGCCTTTTATAGAAATGTTCAATGTTTTAGCAATTGTTTTGATAATAATGATTTTTTCAACCCGTTTAAAAAGTGTTAAAGCGATGATTAGGCGAGATTATACACGAAATGATGTTATTGTCTGTCTGATTGTCTTTTTAGTAGTGGGGATATTATCAACATTATTGACTAAGAATTTAGGTCATTCTTCAGCTAATGTGAGGACAATGACTGTTATGATTGCAGGAATGTTTGGAGGACCGGTTATCGGAATTCCAACGGCGGTTGTGGCGACTGTACTCCGATTTTTTATGGGAGGGCCTACTGCCTTGCCGTGTGCCGTGTCAACTATGATTTGCGGATTTGTTGCAAGCGCAATATATATCTGGAACGGCAAGAGATTTTTGAGAACAACACAATCTGCCATTCTCATGTTTTTATTCATAGGCTTTGAAATGTTAGCTATTATAATAGCTCTTCCTAATCGTGTTGCAATTCCGATTGTATTGGAAATATATGCTCCTATGACTTTTGTAGCAGTTATTGGCATAATCCTGTTTAAATTAGTTATTGCTGAAACCAGACGTAAGGTTGATGATACTCCGGTTGATCCGAAAGAGGAACTGGCAAATCTTAAAAAGTCTCTTGCGGAATATGAAGAAAAAATTAATGTATTAGAAGACAAAATCAATAATGAGTCAGAGGAATAG
- a CDS encoding amino acid ABC transporter substrate-binding protein: MKRNIILLFTLALAASLMIGAVSAEGMLDFLNENTKVTNDDNTFVVGFSGEFPPFGYKNDNGQYVGFDLDLAKEVAKRNNWTFKAQPIISWDTKDVDLNSGSVDCIWSEFTIDGRENNYTWSKPYFNNSQVVIVRSDSNITSLDDLKGKVVETEISSSALDAINNNQTLKDSIAKINVLNDFNSIFMDLESGVCDAVIVDYGCAKYHFAQKYQNGTFNIIDQPLQYEKYGVAFKKGNDGLKNQVQKTLDEMFKDGTVDKIAQNYSDCDIPQGLIRP; encoded by the coding sequence ATGAAAAGAAATATTATACTGCTTTTTACATTGGCATTGGCAGCATCTTTAATGATTGGTGCAGTTAGTGCTGAAGGGATGCTTGATTTTTTAAATGAAAATACTAAAGTTACAAATGATGATAATACATTTGTTGTAGGTTTCAGCGGAGAGTTTCCTCCTTTTGGATATAAGAACGATAATGGTCAATACGTAGGTTTCGATTTGGATCTTGCAAAGGAGGTTGCAAAAAGAAACAATTGGACATTCAAAGCTCAACCAATTATTTCATGGGACACAAAAGATGTTGACCTCAATTCAGGTTCTGTTGACTGTATTTGGAGTGAATTTACCATTGATGGAAGGGAAAATAACTATACCTGGTCCAAGCCTTACTTCAATAATTCTCAGGTGGTTATTGTAAGGTCAGATTCAAATATAACTTCACTTGATGATTTGAAAGGAAAAGTAGTAGAAACTGAAATTTCAAGCTCTGCTTTAGATGCTATTAATAATAACCAAACCCTTAAAGATTCAATTGCTAAGATTAATGTATTAAATGACTTTAATTCAATATTTATGGATTTGGAATCTGGAGTTTGTGATGCTGTAATTGTTGATTACGGATGTGCAAAGTATCATTTTGCGCAAAAATATCAAAATGGCACTTTTAATATCATTGACCAGCCACTGCAGTATGAAAAATATGGTGTTGCATTCAAAAAGGGTAATGATGGGTTAAAAAATCAGGTTCAAAAAACATTGGATGAAATGTTTAAAGATGGAACTGTGGATAAGATAGCTCAAAATTACAGTGATTGTGATATTCCTCAAGGATTGATACGTCCTTGA
- a CDS encoding flavodoxin family protein: MKIVALQASPRKGGNCDVLMDEMIKGIEENGGEVEKFFLEKCEIAPCKACMHCAENPECIRDDDGNKIIDALVAADGVIFATPIYYGQMSAQGKLIIDRFYAIGQNPDKSLSGKAALIFTENQPEGTYSTYIELTTFSPFSFMGYDVIGYVDAGSAGPAGIVATEQKNKLKEAYELGLKF, from the coding sequence ATGAAAATTGTAGCACTTCAAGCAAGTCCTAGAAAAGGCGGAAACTGTGATGTATTGATGGATGAAATGATTAAAGGAATAGAAGAAAACGGAGGGGAAGTGGAAAAATTCTTCCTTGAAAAATGTGAAATAGCACCTTGTAAAGCATGCATGCACTGTGCTGAAAATCCTGAATGTATAAGGGATGATGACGGAAATAAAATCATCGATGCACTTGTAGCAGCAGATGGAGTTATCTTTGCAACACCTATTTATTATGGGCAGATGTCAGCACAGGGAAAACTGATTATTGACAGGTTCTATGCAATTGGACAAAACCCTGATAAAAGCCTATCCGGAAAAGCTGCATTGATTTTCACTGAAAATCAGCCTGAAGGAACCTATTCTACATATATTGAACTTACAACATTCTCACCGTTTTCATTCATGGGATATGATGTAATTGGCTATGTTGATGCGGGAAGCGCAGGTCCTGCAGGAATTGTGGCTACCGAGCAGAAAAATAAATTAAAAGAAGCTTATGAATTAGGTTTGAAATTCTAG